The following proteins come from a genomic window of Caldanaerovirga acetigignens:
- a CDS encoding sigma-54 interaction domain-containing protein, whose product MTRFDYKFLFESMLVHLKQGVLVVDTKANVVFYNEPVTQIAGIEPKDAVGKNILEIFPDLTPETSTFYYVLRTGKPLIDYVQTYLNYKGEKVTTVTSTMPLIQNGKIVGAFELYREFSTLRDLSERIVSLQKELYKKASCEKNYSDCKAVYTFDDIIGKSPAIRELIEKAKKVADSPSPILVYGETGTGKELLVQAIHNASLTRRNKPFIAQNCAALPKTLLEGILFGTTAGSFTGAKDRPGLFELANGGTLFLDEINSMDIELQAKLLRVLQDGVIRRIGGIKTTVVDVRIIASTNEPPQKAVEKKLLREDLYYRLNVISLTVPPLRERKEDIPLLVEHFIRQYNKLLGKSVKGVSREVMELFMNYRWPGNVRELKSIIENAMNFIEGEIIKLKDLPRNFGDLVTGDDRCCAGVDLQTGFPPLSEAVGNFEKNLIQKAIMAANGNYAEAARLLKVPKQTLHNKVKKYGLNKKLLKNDLY is encoded by the coding sequence GTGACCCGATTTGATTATAAGTTTCTTTTTGAATCCATGCTGGTTCATTTAAAACAGGGCGTTCTGGTCGTAGATACCAAAGCTAATGTTGTGTTTTACAATGAGCCGGTCACCCAGATAGCGGGGATAGAACCGAAGGATGCGGTGGGCAAAAATATATTGGAGATATTTCCGGATTTGACTCCGGAGACGAGTACTTTTTACTACGTCTTGAGGACTGGAAAGCCCCTAATAGATTATGTCCAGACCTACTTGAATTACAAGGGAGAAAAGGTAACCACCGTTACATCGACAATGCCGCTGATACAAAATGGGAAGATAGTGGGAGCGTTTGAGCTTTACAGGGAGTTTTCTACATTAAGGGATCTTTCTGAAAGAATTGTCTCCCTTCAAAAGGAGCTTTACAAGAAGGCTTCTTGTGAAAAAAATTACAGCGATTGCAAGGCCGTTTACACCTTTGATGATATAATAGGTAAAAGCCCGGCAATCCGGGAATTGATAGAAAAGGCAAAGAAGGTTGCCGACAGTCCATCGCCCATTCTTGTTTACGGCGAAACGGGAACGGGAAAGGAGCTTCTAGTTCAGGCTATACACAATGCCAGCCTGACAAGAAGGAACAAGCCATTTATCGCGCAAAACTGCGCCGCTTTGCCTAAGACGTTGCTGGAAGGAATCCTGTTCGGTACGACTGCCGGGAGTTTTACCGGCGCAAAGGACCGCCCGGGGCTTTTCGAACTTGCCAACGGCGGAACGCTGTTTTTAGATGAGATAAATTCCATGGATATAGAATTGCAGGCAAAACTCCTACGCGTTCTGCAGGATGGAGTCATAAGAAGGATAGGAGGTATAAAGACCACCGTTGTGGATGTGAGGATTATAGCATCTACCAATGAACCGCCACAAAAGGCGGTGGAGAAAAAACTGTTGAGGGAAGATTTGTATTACAGGCTTAATGTAATTTCTCTCACGGTTCCGCCGCTCAGGGAAAGAAAGGAAGATATTCCTCTTCTCGTTGAGCACTTTATAAGACAATATAATAAACTGTTGGGCAAAAGCGTAAAGGGTGTTTCCCGGGAGGTCATGGAGCTTTTCATGAATTACCGGTGGCCCGGCAATGTAAGGGAGTTAAAATCAATAATAGAAAATGCCATGAACTTCATCGAAGGGGAAATTATAAAGCTAAAGGATCTGCCGCGGAATTTCGGAGATTTAGTGACAGGTGATGATAGATGTTGTGCCGGAGTCGATCTTCAAACTGGATTCCCACCGTTAAGTGAAGCAGTCGGCAATTTTGAAAAGAACCTGATCCAGAAAGCGATAATGGCGGCAAATGGTAATTACGCTGAAGCTGCGAGACTATTGAAGGTCCCGAAGCAAACTCTCCATAACAAAGTAAAAAAATATGGACTCAATAAGAAATTATTAAAAAATGATTTATATTAA
- a CDS encoding PP2C family protein-serine/threonine phosphatase, with amino-acid sequence MKVFTEVFAKSLNKKGEELCGDSVEVVQSEDSIIAVMADGLGSGVKANILSTLTVRIASTMLKEKATIEEVVRTIANTLPVCRVRKLAYSTFSIVEISDDGKGRLFEFDNPPAIYIRNGKVVEMPRREFYVEEKRIYECDFTALPGDRIFIVSDGIIHAGVGGLLNLGWQWENVAEYLERMARKRYSVAEMVERLIETSEHLYFSAPGDDATVVGVGVRNSELVTLLVGPPADKSKDKEVVRKILESSGKKVVCGGTTANIVSRETGREIVTKLEYVDPSIPPTAQIEGIDLVTEGLITLTKCLEKLRNLANADNFTMPLLRDIKKKKDGASLLADILINQATHVNFLVGKAVNPAHEKDYFVEISGDKVKVIEEIARILKKWGKRVNVEYY; translated from the coding sequence GTGAAAGTGTTTACAGAAGTTTTTGCAAAAAGTTTAAATAAAAAAGGCGAGGAGCTTTGTGGCGATAGCGTAGAGGTGGTTCAGTCAGAAGACAGCATAATCGCTGTTATGGCTGATGGGTTGGGGAGCGGAGTAAAAGCCAATATCCTTTCAACGCTTACAGTGAGAATCGCTTCTACTATGTTAAAAGAGAAGGCTACCATAGAGGAAGTAGTGAGAACCATAGCTAATACGCTTCCTGTATGCAGGGTGAGAAAGCTGGCGTACAGCACCTTTTCTATAGTGGAAATCAGCGATGACGGAAAAGGTAGACTTTTTGAGTTTGATAACCCTCCGGCCATATATATAAGAAACGGAAAGGTCGTCGAGATGCCGCGCCGGGAGTTTTATGTAGAAGAAAAGAGGATTTACGAGTGCGATTTTACGGCCCTCCCCGGAGATAGGATTTTCATTGTGAGCGATGGAATAATTCACGCCGGTGTCGGAGGTCTTTTGAACCTGGGGTGGCAGTGGGAAAATGTTGCTGAATATCTGGAGCGGATGGCGAGAAAAAGGTATTCGGTGGCGGAAATGGTGGAAAGACTTATAGAAACCTCGGAACACCTTTATTTTAGTGCTCCAGGCGATGATGCGACTGTAGTGGGCGTCGGAGTGAGAAATTCGGAATTGGTGACGTTGTTGGTAGGCCCGCCGGCGGATAAATCAAAAGACAAAGAGGTGGTGCGAAAGATTTTAGAAAGCAGCGGGAAGAAGGTTGTATGCGGAGGTACCACTGCCAACATAGTATCGAGGGAGACCGGAAGGGAGATAGTAACAAAATTGGAATACGTCGATCCTTCGATCCCCCCTACGGCACAAATAGAGGGGATAGATCTGGTGACTGAAGGTCTGATAACCCTTACGAAGTGCCTGGAAAAGCTGAGGAACCTCGCAAATGCGGATAATTTTACTATGCCTCTGCTGAGGGATATAAAGAAAAAAAAGGATGGAGCGTCGCTTTTGGCTGATATTTTGATAAATCAGGCGACCCACGTAAATTTTTTGGTAGGCAAGGCTGTAAATCCGGCGCACGAGAAAGATTATTTCGTCGAGATATCCGGCGATAAGGTTAAGGTGATTGAAGAGATAGCCCGGATTCTAAAAAAATGGGGAAAAAGGGTAAATGTGGAGTATTATTGA
- a CDS encoding serine dehydratase beta chain, protein MLKQPASIFNDVIGPIMRGPSSSHVAAALRIGKLVRQMVKGKLKEVIVEFDTKGSLATTYHGHGSDIGFVGGLLGFEPNDDRLIDSLKLAEEEGIIVSFKIVDYPAEHPNTYRITAISDDNEVIRLTAISTGGGMIEVQELEGFKVEICGDFYETLIFFKNIDNKTFKEKTDAIIKLIGDYDFCGLDD, encoded by the coding sequence ATGCTTAAACAGCCTGCAAGTATTTTTAATGATGTAATTGGTCCAATTATGAGAGGGCCTTCAAGTTCGCATGTAGCCGCAGCGCTTAGAATTGGCAAATTAGTTAGGCAGATGGTTAAAGGGAAACTCAAAGAAGTTATTGTTGAGTTTGATACGAAAGGGTCTCTGGCGACTACATACCATGGGCATGGTTCAGATATCGGTTTTGTGGGGGGGCTGTTAGGTTTTGAACCAAATGATGACCGCTTAATTGATTCGCTGAAATTGGCTGAGGAAGAGGGCATTATTGTTAGTTTTAAAATAGTTGATTATCCGGCAGAGCACCCTAATACATATAGAATAACGGCAATTAGCGACGACAACGAGGTTATCAGACTAACTGCTATCTCCACTGGTGGTGGTATGATTGAGGTTCAAGAATTAGAGGGGTTTAAAGTAGAAATTTGCGGTGATTTTTATGAAACCTTAATATTCTTTAAAAATATCGACAATAAAACGTTTAAAGAAAAAACAGACGCAATTATTAAACTTATTGGGGATTATGATTTTTGTGGCTTGGATGATTGA